One genomic window of uncultured delta proteobacterium includes the following:
- a CDS encoding H(+)-transporting two-sector ATPase, which yields MPGNRHYITPFVLPVAAFIATIALGSLLLSLDICAAGAPVPFVDALFIATSAVCVTGLASVDVFTVFNRTGQSVVLALIQLGGLGIVTYTTLVFYMLGKRIQLRDRLAVEQGLFYDPSFDLGRFLQRMVVIVLLFETAGAVVLYFFEPERFGVFNAVFLSVSAFCNAGFAPWQDSLAQWRNHWGVGFAIMSLIVAGGIGYYVIEDIFSVIRAKVARFRRRRRCPLPLEAPDRACAERIRLQYFSRIALSTTFFLIVAGTGGIFLLELCNAAWQGVPLSERVLIALFQSVTSRTAGFATVDMALLTDAALLATVILMFIGGSPGSAAGGIKTTTFRILWGYLVEQLRGHTQIVVAGRAVPPRIGNKAMILFGWAVLTVIAATFALMVTENGAAPHGTAPFRFMDIFFEVVSAFATVGLSVNVTPLLSAEGKLILCGVMLVGKLGPVWLVTTIQQFQIAPAYRFPEESMPVG from the coding sequence ATGCCCGGCAACCGACACTACATAACCCCCTTTGTTCTGCCTGTGGCCGCGTTTATCGCGACCATCGCGCTCGGGTCCCTGCTGCTCAGCCTGGATATCTGCGCGGCGGGAGCCCCGGTGCCCTTCGTGGACGCCCTGTTCATCGCCACCTCGGCCGTATGCGTCACCGGCCTCGCCAGCGTGGACGTGTTCACGGTGTTCAACAGGACGGGCCAATCCGTTGTGCTGGCGTTGATCCAGCTCGGCGGGCTCGGCATCGTCACCTATACCACGCTGGTTTTTTACATGCTCGGCAAGCGCATCCAGCTCAGGGACAGGCTGGCCGTGGAACAGGGGCTGTTCTACGACCCCTCCTTTGATCTGGGCCGGTTCCTGCAGCGCATGGTGGTGATCGTGCTCCTGTTCGAAACGGCGGGCGCCGTTGTTCTGTATTTCTTTGAGCCGGAAAGGTTCGGTGTGTTCAACGCGGTATTCCTGTCCGTTTCGGCATTTTGCAATGCGGGGTTCGCTCCCTGGCAGGACAGTCTGGCCCAATGGCGCAACCATTGGGGCGTGGGGTTTGCCATCATGAGCCTGATCGTCGCGGGCGGGATCGGCTACTACGTCATAGAAGACATTTTCAGCGTCATCAGAGCCAAGGTTGCCCGCTTCAGACGGCGCCGGCGCTGCCCCCTCCCGCTGGAGGCGCCGGACAGGGCGTGCGCGGAGCGTATCCGGTTGCAGTATTTCAGCAGGATTGCGCTCTCGACCACGTTTTTTTTGATTGTTGCCGGAACGGGGGGCATTTTTTTGCTGGAACTTTGCAACGCGGCCTGGCAGGGGGTACCTCTTTCCGAGCGCGTTCTCATTGCCCTGTTCCAGTCCGTCACGAGCAGGACGGCGGGGTTCGCCACGGTGGACATGGCGCTTTTGACCGACGCGGCGCTGCTCGCCACCGTCATCCTGATGTTTATCGGCGGGTCCCCCGGTTCGGCGGCGGGCGGCATTAAAACGACCACTTTCCGGATTCTCTGGGGCTATCTCGTGGAACAGCTGCGCGGCCATACGCAAATCGTGGTTGCCGGGCGCGCCGTGCCGCCCCGGATAGGCAACAAGGCCATGATCCTGTTCGGCTGGGCCGTGCTGACGGTCATTGCCGCGACCTTCGCCCTGATGGTGACCGAGAACGGCGCCGCTCCCCACGGGACAGCCCCCTTCCGGTTTATGGACATTTTTTTCGAGGTCGTGTCCGCCTTTGCCACGGTGGGGCTTTCCGTCAATGTGACACCGCTTCTTTCCGCCGAGGGCAAGCTCATTCTGTGCGGCGTCATGCTGGTGGGCAAGCTGGGACCCGTCTGGCTGGTCACAACGATCCAGCAGTTCCAAATCGCGCCGGCGTACCGGTTTCCCGAGGAATCCATGCCCGTCGGGTAG
- a CDS encoding TrkA-N domain protein, with protein MRAKLEVGVVGLGKFGLQFGSTLAELGHKVIGVDQDPERVRAARETLSQVYEANAADKTALTQLRFQDLDVVAVAVGDSMETSILVTLNVQELGIRDIIVKAVSPAHVKVLQRLGVKKVVHPEVDVAILTAYRLHSPGILDFLPIGSGVLVQELVVEAWEGKTLVDLNVRDTYGVLIAAVQGRGETEYRFVPNPRKQFAKGDKLLVIGRQQDVAALKP; from the coding sequence ATGCGCGCAAAACTGGAAGTGGGCGTCGTCGGCCTGGGAAAATTCGGCCTGCAATTCGGCAGCACGCTGGCGGAACTGGGGCACAAAGTCATCGGCGTTGACCAGGACCCGGAACGGGTCCGGGCCGCGCGGGAAACGCTGTCGCAGGTTTACGAAGCCAATGCCGCGGACAAGACGGCCCTGACCCAGTTGCGGTTTCAGGACCTGGACGTGGTCGCGGTGGCGGTGGGCGATTCCATGGAAACGTCGATACTGGTCACCCTGAACGTGCAGGAACTCGGCATCAGGGACATCATCGTCAAGGCCGTGAGCCCGGCGCACGTGAAAGTGCTGCAACGGCTGGGGGTGAAAAAGGTGGTCCACCCGGAAGTCGATGTGGCTATTCTGACGGCTTACCGTCTCCACAGTCCCGGTATACTTGATTTTCTACCCATAGGAAGCGGCGTGCTGGTTCAGGAACTGGTGGTGGAAGCCTGGGAGGGCAAGACCCTTGTGGACCTGAACGTGCGCGATACCTACGGGGTTTTGATCGCGGCCGTCCAGGGCCGGGGCGAGACGGAGTACCGGTTCGTGCCGAACCCCAGGAAACAGTTTGCCAAGGGCGACAAACTCCTGGTTATCGGCAGACAGCAGGACGTGGCCGCGCTGAAACCGTAA
- the pal gene encoding Peptidoglycan-associated lipoprotein → MKKFTRLGMLAAIACMLLLSAGCPGKQIGPVDGGGEGLTDSTLPTLTGEALRAADELTNAKIYFEYDKFEIKAESRRVLARKAELLKQFPQIKVSIQGHCDERGTEEYNLALGERRARAAHEFLVYSGVNPTQMEMISYGKLRPAVQGNSESAWAQNRRDEFIVLNPRGK, encoded by the coding sequence ATGAAAAAGTTTACGCGCCTCGGGATGCTCGCGGCCATTGCCTGCATGCTTTTGCTTAGCGCCGGTTGCCCCGGCAAGCAAATCGGCCCGGTTGACGGCGGCGGCGAAGGCCTGACCGATTCCACCCTGCCCACCCTCACCGGCGAAGCTCTGCGCGCCGCCGATGAACTGACCAATGCCAAGATTTATTTCGAATACGACAAGTTCGAAATCAAGGCCGAATCCCGGCGCGTCCTCGCCCGCAAGGCCGAACTGCTCAAGCAGTTCCCCCAGATCAAGGTCAGCATCCAGGGTCACTGCGACGAACGCGGCACCGAGGAGTACAACCTCGCTCTCGGCGAACGCCGCGCCCGCGCCGCCCATGAATTCCTGGTGTACAGCGGCGTGAACCCGACCCAGATGGAAATGATCAGCTACGGCAAGCTCCGTCCGGCCGTGCAGGGCAACAGCGAATCCGCCTGGGCCCAGAACCGCCGCGACGAGTTCATCGTGCTCAACCCGCGCGGGAAGTGA
- a CDS encoding Peptidoglycan-associated lipoprotein (modular protein) — translation MNRYSTVIVTGCLALMLGLAGCSAKPRTGPFDVPSGGSGGIGSNSGYSGSSVPARQGASGSPAPTWQQNQSDAVNRAAAEIAAAKVFFDFNRAEIRPDARAALDHVAGLLKQNPSIQIGLQGHCDERGSNEYNYGLGERRARAAYGYLLRAGVPAYQLKMVNYGKKTPAVAGRTESAYAQNRRVAFCVLTTCY, via the coding sequence ATGAACAGATACAGCACAGTGATCGTTACGGGCTGCCTTGCCCTTATGCTCGGCCTCGCGGGCTGCTCCGCCAAGCCGCGGACCGGGCCTTTCGACGTGCCCTCGGGCGGGTCCGGAGGTATCGGTTCCAACTCCGGGTATTCCGGGTCCTCCGTGCCGGCGCGGCAGGGCGCGTCCGGTTCCCCCGCGCCGACGTGGCAGCAAAATCAATCCGACGCCGTGAACCGCGCCGCCGCGGAAATTGCCGCCGCGAAGGTCTTTTTTGATTTCAACCGCGCCGAAATCAGGCCCGATGCGCGCGCGGCCCTTGACCATGTGGCGGGGCTGCTCAAGCAGAACCCTTCCATCCAGATCGGATTGCAGGGCCATTGCGACGAGCGCGGGAGCAACGAGTACAATTACGGCCTCGGAGAGCGCCGCGCCCGCGCCGCGTACGGGTATCTTCTCAGGGCGGGCGTTCCGGCCTACCAACTCAAGATGGTCAATTACGGCAAAAAGACCCCGGCCGTGGCGGGGCGGACGGAATCGGCCTACGCCCAGAACCGCCGCGTTGCGTTTTGCGTGCTGACGACCTGCTACTGA
- a CDS encoding conserved hypothetical protein (Evidence 4 : Homologs of previously reported genes of unknown function), translated as MLRAAAGAAMHDVLPASSGPLTSPGPLPIPYTAEEVGRTFAALLATFDYSAELHELGIGRWSFHKRSHAKRLLTAVHIALWHIALERSFPHDAEAFFAHFVATYPPLAGDKRSAKKLRDLVAQFDALVAEKKDTDFTNIADTLITSLGILESDKRRQQLKLSLHIRSVYEFIFEKLI; from the coding sequence ATGCTCCGGGCGGCGGCGGGGGCGGCGATGCATGACGTTTTGCCGGCTTCTTCCGGACCGTTGACGTCCCCCGGCCCGCTTCCCATTCCCTACACGGCGGAAGAAGTCGGCAGGACCTTCGCGGCTCTTCTGGCTACCTTTGATTACAGCGCGGAATTGCATGAACTCGGTATCGGGCGCTGGAGCTTCCACAAACGCTCCCATGCCAAAAGACTGCTGACAGCCGTCCATATCGCCCTCTGGCACATCGCGCTTGAACGCTCCTTCCCCCATGACGCCGAAGCCTTTTTCGCGCATTTCGTCGCGACCTATCCGCCTCTTGCCGGGGATAAACGCTCCGCCAAGAAACTGCGCGACCTCGTGGCGCAATTCGATGCGCTTGTCGCCGAAAAAAAGGATACGGATTTCACCAACATCGCGGACACCCTCATCACAAGCCTGGGCATCCTGGAAAGCGACAAGCGCAGGCAACAGCTCAAGCTGTCCCTGCACATCCGCTCCGTGTATGAATTCATCTTTGAAAAACTGATCTAG